A region of Plantactinospora sp. BC1 DNA encodes the following proteins:
- a CDS encoding amino-acid N-acetyltransferase — protein sequence MTGDDAPAPAPAPAPAPAELIIRRARTADVRGIRDLIDTYSPERRLLSKATVTLYEDVQEFWVAVDPADDTVVGCGALHVMWEDLAEIRTVAVHPAHRGRKIGQRIVAELLTTARELGVARVFVLTFETRFFAAFGFVEIDGAPVPQAVFEQLLRSYDEGVAEFLGLERVKPNTLGNVRMLLRL from the coding sequence ATGACCGGCGACGACGCTCCGGCTCCGGCTCCGGCTCCGGCTCCGGCTCCGGCCGAGTTGATCATCCGGCGGGCCCGGACCGCCGACGTACGCGGAATCCGCGACCTGATCGACACCTACAGCCCGGAGCGGCGGCTGCTCAGCAAGGCCACCGTCACGCTCTACGAGGACGTCCAGGAGTTCTGGGTCGCGGTCGACCCGGCGGACGACACGGTCGTCGGCTGCGGTGCGCTGCACGTGATGTGGGAGGACCTGGCCGAGATCCGGACGGTGGCGGTGCACCCGGCACACCGGGGCCGCAAGATCGGTCAGCGGATCGTGGCGGAACTGCTGACCACCGCCCGCGAACTGGGCGTCGCCCGGGTCTTCGTACTCACCTTCGAGACCCGTTTCTTCGCCGCCTTCGGCTTCGTCGAGATCGACGGCGCGCCGGTGCCGCAGGCGGTCTTCGAGCAACTCCTCCGCTCGTACGACGAGGGCGTCGCCGAGTTCCTCGGCCTGGAACGGGTCAAGCCGAACACCCTCGGCAACGTCCGGATGCTGCTCCGGCTCTGA
- a CDS encoding septum formation initiator family protein — MTQRRTPSGQGPARRPDRAGRSGTSRTGRASGREPGSRAEPRQGQARSPGATRATGSTRASGAGRGADGARSGSRPAAARRTVAARAVKRTYAQHPRRYTGRATVLAGVLVALALAYTYPVRVYLNQQADIARIEAAQQAQRELIGDLTEEAALWDDPEYVKIQARERFYMVVPGDTPYVVLTDPKGAARDAGIDPNATERAPEPWYDTLWGSVQAANEPDKAAR; from the coding sequence ATGACGCAACGCCGTACGCCGAGCGGGCAGGGCCCGGCTCGACGGCCGGATCGTGCCGGCCGGTCCGGGACGTCCCGGACCGGTCGCGCCTCGGGTCGGGAGCCGGGCTCCCGGGCCGAGCCACGACAGGGCCAGGCCCGCTCCCCCGGAGCCACCCGGGCCACCGGTTCGACCCGGGCCTCCGGCGCCGGCCGGGGCGCGGACGGCGCCCGCTCGGGCAGCCGGCCCGCGGCGGCCCGCCGGACCGTCGCCGCCCGCGCGGTGAAGCGGACGTACGCCCAGCATCCCCGGCGCTACACCGGCCGGGCGACCGTACTCGCCGGGGTGCTGGTGGCGCTCGCGCTGGCCTACACCTATCCGGTGCGGGTCTATCTCAACCAGCAGGCCGACATCGCCCGGATCGAGGCGGCCCAGCAGGCGCAGCGGGAACTCATCGGTGACCTGACCGAGGAGGCGGCGCTCTGGGACGACCCGGAATACGTCAAGATCCAGGCGAGGGAGCGCTTCTACATGGTGGTGCCCGGCGACACGCCGTACGTGGTGCTCACCGACCCCAAGGGCGCCGCCCGGGACGCCGGGATCGACCCCAACGCGACCGAACGGGCCCCGGAGCCCTGGTACGACACCCTCTGGGGCAGCGTGCAGGCCGCCAACGAGCCGGACAAGGCGGCCCGGTGA
- a CDS encoding Ppx/GppA phosphatase family protein produces MAAIDCGTNSIRLLVADLPDPSAGPAAELADVVRRMEIVRLGQDLDRTGRLAPEALERTRKALIGYATSIESLGVSRIRMCATSASRDASNAGEFRSMVVDTLGVEPEVVTGDEEARLSFTGAVRGLGDDVRAPYLVIDIGGGSTEFVLGGRPSGGGAPTVDAAISVDIGCVRMTERHLHGDPPTAEQLAAAEAEIGAVVDRALSVVPGREAATLIGLAGSVTTVAGIALGLPEYRPDRIHHARVPYADVVKVTGDLLARSSAERLTIPVMHPGRADVIGAGALVLRIIMERTGMTSVIASERDILDGIAYSLLR; encoded by the coding sequence GTGGCCGCGATCGACTGCGGCACGAACTCGATCCGGCTGCTCGTGGCCGACCTGCCGGACCCGTCCGCCGGGCCGGCGGCCGAGCTGGCCGACGTGGTACGCCGGATGGAGATCGTCCGGTTGGGCCAGGACCTCGACCGGACCGGGCGACTGGCTCCGGAGGCGCTGGAGCGGACCCGGAAGGCGCTGATCGGGTACGCCACCTCGATCGAGTCGCTCGGCGTGTCCCGGATCCGGATGTGTGCCACCTCCGCCTCCCGGGACGCCTCCAACGCGGGCGAGTTCCGGTCCATGGTGGTGGACACCCTCGGCGTCGAACCGGAGGTGGTGACCGGCGACGAGGAGGCCCGGCTCTCCTTCACCGGTGCGGTACGCGGGCTCGGCGACGACGTCCGGGCGCCCTACCTCGTGATCGACATCGGCGGCGGCTCCACCGAGTTCGTGCTCGGCGGCCGTCCGTCCGGTGGCGGTGCACCGACGGTCGACGCGGCGATCTCGGTCGACATCGGCTGCGTCCGGATGACCGAGCGTCACCTGCACGGCGACCCGCCGACAGCAGAGCAGTTGGCGGCGGCCGAGGCGGAGATCGGCGCGGTGGTGGACCGGGCGCTCTCGGTGGTACCGGGGCGGGAGGCGGCGACCCTGATCGGGCTGGCCGGCTCGGTGACCACGGTCGCCGGGATCGCGCTGGGCCTGCCGGAGTACCGCCCCGACCGGATCCACCACGCCCGCGTCCCGTACGCCGACGTGGTGAAGGTGACCGGCGACCTGCTGGCCCGCTCCTCGGCGGAGCGGCTGACCATCCCGGTGATGCACCCGGGCCGGGCCGACGTGATCGGTGCCGGTGCGCTGGTGCTCAGAATCATCATGGAACGCACCGGAATGACCTCCGTGATCGCCAGCGAACGGGACATCCTCGACGGCATCGCCTACAGCCTCCTGCGCTGA
- a CDS encoding lipoyl synthase — protein MTIEHSAPSSAAEAGGVSVVTAPEIRTGNPVAPEGRRLLRVEARNAATPIERKPPWIKVKAKMGPEYTQLRGLVSREGLHTVCQEAGCPNIYECWEDREATFLIGGDQCTRRCDFCQIDTGKPADFDADEPRRVAESVVAMGLRYATVTGVARDDLPDGGAWLYAETVRQIHALTRRERPADADGATEGILEALPHCGVELLIPDFNGNPAQLAEVFGARPEVLAHNVETVPRIFKRIRPAFRYERSLDVLTQARAAGLVTKSNLILGLGEDRAEISQALRDLHAAGCELVTITQYLRPTPRHHPVERWVRPEEFVELREEAEEIGFAGVLSGPLVRSSYRAGRLYQQAVEARTAPTGTTAR, from the coding sequence GTGACCATCGAGCACTCCGCGCCATCCTCCGCCGCCGAAGCCGGAGGGGTGAGCGTCGTGACCGCACCGGAGATCCGTACCGGCAATCCTGTCGCGCCGGAGGGGCGTCGGCTGCTGCGGGTCGAGGCCCGCAACGCGGCGACGCCGATCGAGCGCAAGCCGCCGTGGATCAAGGTCAAGGCGAAGATGGGTCCGGAGTACACCCAGCTCCGTGGGCTGGTCTCCCGGGAGGGGCTGCACACCGTCTGCCAGGAGGCCGGCTGCCCCAACATCTACGAGTGCTGGGAAGACCGGGAGGCGACCTTCCTGATCGGCGGTGACCAGTGCACCCGCCGGTGCGACTTCTGCCAGATCGACACCGGCAAGCCGGCCGACTTCGACGCGGACGAGCCGCGCCGGGTCGCCGAGTCGGTGGTCGCGATGGGGCTGCGCTACGCCACCGTCACCGGGGTGGCCCGGGACGACCTGCCGGACGGCGGCGCCTGGCTCTACGCCGAGACGGTCCGGCAGATCCACGCGCTGACCCGGCGGGAGCGGCCGGCCGACGCCGACGGTGCCACCGAGGGCATCCTGGAGGCCCTGCCGCACTGCGGGGTGGAGCTGTTGATCCCCGACTTCAACGGCAACCCGGCACAGCTCGCCGAGGTCTTCGGCGCCCGGCCGGAGGTGCTCGCGCACAACGTCGAGACGGTACCCCGGATCTTCAAGCGGATCCGGCCGGCGTTCCGCTACGAGCGCTCGCTCGACGTGCTCACCCAGGCCCGGGCCGCCGGGCTGGTGACCAAGTCCAACCTGATCCTCGGGCTCGGCGAGGACCGCGCCGAGATCTCCCAGGCGCTGCGCGACCTGCACGCCGCCGGCTGCGAGCTGGTCACCATCACGCAGTACCTGCGCCCGACGCCCCGGCACCACCCCGTCGAGCGGTGGGTTCGGCCGGAGGAGTTCGTGGAGCTGCGCGAGGAGGCCGAGGAGATCGGCTTCGCCGGGGTGCTGAGCGGGCCGCTGGTGCGTTCGTCGTACCGTGCCGGCCGGCTCTACCAGCAGGCCGTCGAGGCCCGGACCGCACCGACCGGCACCACGGCCCGGTAA
- the aspS gene encoding aspartate--tRNA(Asn) ligase, producing MPRVLSTSLPAHVGATVTAAGWVHRRRQLKSVTFLILRDAAGLAQVVVTDAALRARLAELPEESVLEVTGRVVGNPAAPAGVEVADPAVRPLGDPAVPPPFDVYRPELTAALPTQLDHAAVALRHPTRSAALRVSAALVAGFRATLDRLGFVEVHTPKLVAAATESGANVFALDYFGRPGYLAQSPQFYKQMLVGVLERVYEVGPVFRAEPHDTTRHLTQYTSLDVEFGFVTDHRDVMRLLREVLAGMLDRLTDLPTPQPLPAQPPAVPAQPPAVPVEIPAVHFAEALAIAGAPPDEPDLAPAHERALGEWARTEHGSDFLFVTGYPLARRPFYTHPATGQNPPGAAVTRAYSNGFDLLFRGVELVTGGQRLHRYADCLAALAERGEPVEPYAGYLDAFRHGMPPHGGFAIGLERMVTQLLGLPNVRQATAFPRDPHRLTP from the coding sequence GTGCCACGGGTCCTTTCCACGTCCCTGCCGGCGCACGTTGGCGCGACCGTGACCGCCGCCGGCTGGGTGCACCGGCGCCGGCAGCTCAAGTCGGTGACGTTCCTGATCCTGCGGGACGCCGCCGGACTCGCCCAGGTGGTGGTGACCGACGCCGCGCTGCGGGCCCGGCTGGCCGAGCTGCCGGAGGAGTCGGTGCTGGAGGTGACCGGCCGGGTGGTCGGCAACCCCGCCGCGCCCGCCGGGGTCGAGGTGGCAGACCCGGCCGTACGCCCGCTCGGCGACCCGGCCGTGCCGCCACCCTTCGACGTGTACCGCCCGGAGCTGACCGCGGCCCTGCCGACCCAGCTCGACCATGCGGCGGTGGCGTTGCGCCATCCCACCCGCTCGGCGGCGTTGCGGGTCTCGGCCGCCCTGGTGGCCGGGTTCCGGGCCACCCTCGACCGGCTTGGCTTCGTCGAGGTGCACACCCCGAAGCTCGTCGCCGCCGCCACCGAGAGCGGCGCGAACGTCTTCGCCCTGGACTACTTCGGCCGGCCCGGCTACCTCGCCCAGTCGCCGCAGTTCTACAAGCAGATGCTGGTCGGTGTGCTGGAGCGGGTCTACGAGGTGGGGCCGGTGTTCCGGGCCGAGCCGCACGACACCACCCGGCATCTGACCCAGTACACCTCGCTGGACGTCGAGTTCGGCTTCGTCACCGACCACCGGGACGTGATGCGGCTGCTCCGCGAGGTACTCGCCGGAATGCTCGACCGGCTCACCGACCTCCCGACGCCACAGCCTCTGCCGGCGCAGCCTCCGGCGGTGCCGGCGCAGCCTCCGGCGGTGCCGGTGGAGATCCCGGCGGTGCACTTCGCCGAGGCGCTGGCGATCGCCGGGGCGCCGCCGGACGAGCCCGACCTCGCACCGGCACACGAGCGTGCGCTCGGGGAGTGGGCCCGGACCGAGCACGGCTCCGACTTCCTCTTCGTCACCGGCTATCCGCTGGCCAGGCGCCCCTTCTACACCCACCCGGCCACCGGGCAGAACCCGCCGGGCGCCGCCGTGACGCGGGCGTACTCCAACGGGTTCGACCTGCTGTTCCGGGGCGTGGAGCTGGTCACCGGGGGGCAGCGGCTGCACCGGTACGCCGACTGTCTGGCCGCGCTCGCGGAGCGGGGCGAGCCGGTCGAGCCGTACGCCGGCTATCTGGACGCGTTCCGGCACGGCATGCCCCCGCACGGCGGCTTCGCGATCGGCCTGGAACGCATGGTCACCCAACTGCTCGGCCTGCCGAACGTCCGCCAGGCCACCGCCTTCCCCCGCGACCCGCACCGCCTCACCCCGTGA
- the eno gene encoding phosphopyruvate hydratase produces MATIEGIVAREILDSRGNPTVEVEVGLDDGTVARAAVPSGASTGAFEAIELRDGDSDRYNGKGVEKAVANIEDRIVDQLVGYEASEQRLIDQKMLDIDGTDTKSELGANAILGVSLAVAKAAANSAELSLFRYLGGPHAHLLPVPMMNILNGGAHADSNVDVQEFMIAPIGAPSFREALRSGAEVYHALKSVLKKKGLATGLGDEGGFAPDLPTNSTALDLIAEAVEKAGYRLGTDIVFALDVAATEFFDDGVYTFEGSTKTADEMTAYYHKLADEYPIVSIEDPLSEDDWSGWAGLTAALGDRVQIVGDDLFVTNPQRIARGIAERTANAVLVKVNQIGSLTETFEAVDMAHRAGFKCMMSHRSGETEDTTIADLAVATGCGQIKTGAPARSDRVAKYNQLLRIEEELADAARYAGTGAFPRYRSN; encoded by the coding sequence GTGGCCACCATCGAGGGAATCGTCGCCCGGGAGATTCTCGACTCGCGCGGCAACCCGACCGTCGAGGTCGAGGTCGGGCTGGACGACGGTACTGTCGCCCGCGCCGCGGTGCCGTCCGGCGCGTCGACCGGAGCCTTCGAGGCGATCGAGCTGCGCGACGGTGACTCCGACCGCTACAACGGCAAGGGCGTGGAGAAGGCCGTCGCCAACATCGAGGACCGGATCGTCGACCAGCTCGTCGGCTACGAGGCCAGCGAGCAGCGGCTGATCGACCAGAAGATGCTCGACATCGACGGCACCGACACCAAGTCCGAGCTGGGCGCCAACGCCATCCTCGGGGTCTCGCTGGCGGTGGCCAAGGCGGCGGCGAACAGCGCCGAGCTGAGCCTCTTCCGCTACCTGGGCGGCCCGCACGCGCACCTGCTGCCGGTGCCGATGATGAACATCCTCAACGGTGGCGCGCACGCCGACTCCAACGTCGACGTGCAGGAGTTCATGATCGCCCCGATCGGCGCGCCCTCGTTCCGCGAGGCGCTGCGCTCGGGCGCCGAGGTCTACCACGCGCTCAAGTCCGTGCTGAAGAAGAAGGGCCTGGCCACCGGCCTCGGCGACGAGGGCGGCTTCGCCCCCGACCTGCCGACCAACTCCACCGCGCTCGACCTGATCGCCGAGGCGGTCGAGAAGGCCGGCTACCGGCTCGGCACCGACATCGTCTTCGCGCTCGACGTCGCCGCCACCGAGTTCTTCGACGACGGGGTCTACACCTTCGAGGGCAGCACCAAGACGGCGGACGAGATGACCGCCTACTACCACAAGCTGGCCGACGAGTACCCGATCGTCTCCATCGAGGACCCGCTCTCCGAGGACGACTGGTCCGGCTGGGCCGGGCTGACCGCCGCGCTCGGCGACCGGGTCCAGATCGTCGGTGACGACCTCTTCGTCACCAACCCGCAGCGGATCGCCCGGGGCATCGCGGAGCGGACCGCGAACGCCGTACTGGTCAAGGTGAACCAGATCGGTTCGCTGACCGAGACGTTCGAGGCGGTCGACATGGCGCACCGGGCCGGCTTCAAGTGCATGATGAGCCACCGCTCCGGCGAGACCGAGGACACCACCATCGCCGACCTGGCGGTGGCGACCGGCTGTGGCCAGATCAAGACCGGTGCGCCGGCCCGCTCCGACCGGGTGGCGAAATACAACCAGCTGCTGCGGATCGAGGAGGAGCTGGCCGACGCGGCGCGGTACGCCGGCACCGGCGCCTTTCCGCGTTACCGTTCCAACTGA
- a CDS encoding DUF501 domain-containing protein has product MSGSDPVGVPDAAGRAGAKPAAAGVPAPVREPATDADLAAVAAQLGRTPRGTRAVAHRCPCGQPDVVETTPRLADGTPFPTLFYLTCPRAVAGCSRLESAGLMREMQERLGADPELAERYLAAHRDYLARREAIGTVPEIDGISAGGMPGRVKCLHVHLGHALAAGPGVNPFGDEVLELLEQWWAAGPCVEPVGSARSGEPAA; this is encoded by the coding sequence GTGAGCGGTTCCGACCCGGTCGGCGTACCCGATGCGGCGGGTCGGGCCGGCGCGAAGCCGGCGGCGGCCGGCGTGCCGGCACCGGTGCGGGAGCCGGCCACCGACGCGGACCTGGCGGCCGTCGCCGCCCAGCTCGGCCGGACCCCGCGCGGCACCCGGGCGGTGGCGCACCGCTGTCCGTGCGGCCAGCCGGACGTGGTGGAGACCACCCCACGGCTCGCCGACGGCACCCCCTTTCCGACCCTCTTCTATCTGACCTGCCCGCGCGCGGTGGCCGGGTGCAGCCGGTTGGAGTCCGCCGGGCTGATGCGCGAGATGCAGGAGCGGCTCGGTGCCGACCCGGAGCTGGCCGAGCGCTATCTGGCGGCGCACCGGGACTATCTCGCCCGGCGGGAGGCGATCGGCACCGTGCCGGAGATCGACGGCATCTCGGCCGGCGGCATGCCGGGCCGGGTGAAGTGCCTGCACGTGCACCTCGGGCACGCGCTGGCCGCCGGCCCCGGCGTCAACCCGTTCGGCGACGAGGTGCTCGAACTGCTCGAACAGTGGTGGGCCGCCGGCCCCTGCGTCGAGCCGGTCGGATCGGCCCGGTCGGGAGAGCCCGCCGCATGA
- a CDS encoding NAD(P)/FAD-dependent oxidoreductase, with the protein MTAPHTVIIGAGPAGLTAAYELTKRNATVEVFEADDVVGGISRTVERDGWRFDIGGHRFFTKVPQVEALWHEILPAEDFLLRPRMSRIYYRGKLYDYPLKASNALRNLGIVEALRCVGSYLWAKVAPPKDQSHLAGWVTARFGRRLFEHFFKTYNEKLWGVPATQLSADWAAQRIKNLSLSNAVLNALLPRRNQKDITSLIEEFNYPKHGPGMMWERCAELVEKRGGRVNLNTGVTAVHRAGGRAVAVTVAGPDGSRRVAADHVVSSMPISHLVLAMDPPAPPAVRAAANELFYRDFLTVALVVPAEFSFPDNWIYIHAPEVKVGRIQNFGSWSPYLVKDGRTCLGLEYFLNIGDELWNSPDADLVALGTAELERLGLVRPGSVETGYVVRMPRAYPFYDFAYKENVATIRGWLAAEVPNVHPVGRNGMHRYNNADHSMMTALLSVSNILDGTDHDVWTVNVEEEYHEEKGPGEHGTGRAAPVLPRDPVPS; encoded by the coding sequence ATGACAGCACCCCACACCGTGATCATCGGCGCCGGCCCCGCCGGACTGACCGCGGCGTACGAGCTGACCAAGCGGAACGCCACCGTCGAAGTGTTCGAGGCCGACGACGTGGTGGGCGGGATCAGCCGTACCGTCGAACGCGACGGCTGGCGGTTCGACATCGGCGGGCATCGCTTCTTCACCAAGGTGCCCCAGGTCGAGGCGCTCTGGCACGAGATCCTGCCCGCCGAGGACTTCCTGCTCCGGCCCCGGATGAGCCGGATCTACTACCGGGGAAAGCTGTACGACTATCCGCTCAAGGCCAGCAACGCGCTGCGCAACCTCGGCATCGTCGAGGCGCTGCGCTGCGTCGGCTCGTACCTCTGGGCCAAGGTCGCGCCGCCGAAGGACCAGTCCCACCTCGCCGGCTGGGTGACCGCCCGGTTCGGCCGACGGCTCTTCGAGCACTTCTTCAAGACGTACAACGAGAAGCTCTGGGGCGTACCGGCGACCCAGCTCTCCGCCGACTGGGCGGCGCAGCGGATCAAGAACCTGTCGCTGTCGAACGCGGTGCTCAACGCGCTGCTGCCCCGGCGCAACCAGAAGGACATCACCAGCCTGATCGAGGAGTTCAACTATCCGAAGCACGGTCCCGGGATGATGTGGGAACGCTGCGCCGAACTCGTCGAGAAGCGCGGCGGCCGGGTCAACCTGAACACCGGGGTCACCGCCGTGCACCGGGCCGGCGGCCGGGCGGTCGCGGTCACCGTCGCCGGGCCGGACGGGTCGCGCCGGGTCGCCGCCGACCACGTGGTGTCGTCGATGCCGATCTCGCACCTGGTGCTGGCGATGGACCCGCCCGCCCCGCCGGCCGTACGCGCCGCCGCGAACGAGCTGTTCTACCGCGACTTCCTGACCGTCGCGCTGGTGGTGCCGGCCGAGTTCAGCTTCCCGGACAACTGGATCTACATCCACGCCCCGGAGGTGAAGGTCGGGCGGATCCAGAACTTCGGCTCCTGGTCGCCGTACCTGGTCAAGGACGGCCGGACCTGCCTCGGGCTGGAGTACTTCCTCAACATCGGCGACGAGCTGTGGAACAGTCCGGACGCCGACCTGGTCGCGCTCGGCACCGCCGAGCTGGAGCGGCTCGGCCTGGTCCGTCCCGGCTCGGTCGAGACCGGCTACGTGGTCCGGATGCCCCGCGCCTACCCGTTCTACGACTTCGCCTACAAGGAGAACGTCGCGACGATCCGCGGCTGGCTCGCCGCCGAGGTGCCGAACGTGCACCCGGTCGGCCGCAACGGGATGCACCGCTACAACAACGCCGACCACTCGATGATGACCGCGCTGCTCTCGGTGTCGAACATCCTGGACGGCACCGACCACGACGTGTGGACGGTCAATGTGGAGGAGGAGTACCACGAGGAGAAGGGTCCGGGCGAGCACGGCACCGGCCGGGCCGCCCCGGTGCTCCCCCGCGACCCCGTCCCGAGCTGA